Proteins encoded in a region of the Coffea eugenioides isolate CCC68of chromosome 4, Ceug_1.0, whole genome shotgun sequence genome:
- the LOC113767717 gene encoding uncharacterized protein LOC113767717 — translation MLIVSVLFIVTLSLFSFSIFTVSRKSTHPIPSILRKKQTQQCSSLHKNDEDRNRCSDDKAQVGGKRAIGSVSTGLTPSILRGLLPPDSPKWDEPFKDEGPDNKNGSVLDGGRVGDEDEEEEEEEEEETKKKRKKRAKKKRPDPSSACGGAGEHDRKKDNKKEELVCLYPFTTSSSAVQRKLKQNYDQLAKSHESNALTLAQVGQFVNCLVEAKKELKHRSEVIQRKFTITKALLLKADRSSFDRLHQQIYKLELEQRRLEEDAVVYNWLQQQLKVSSAYKKLLEIGARMEAEDKHREQVERTDDEFADISFEELLAQEKKDAFWQRNGKSRSCSISGQRFC, via the exons ATGCTTATTGTTTCAGTGCTATTTATCGTTACtctctccctcttttctttttccattttcactGTCTCTAGAAAATCCACTCACCCCATACCATCAATCCTTCGTAAGAAACAAACCCAACAATGTTCTTCTTTACACAAGAATGACGAGGACAGAAATAGATGCTCCGACGATAAAGCCCAGGTGGGAGGAAAGCGGGCAATTGGATCCGTCTCGACCGGGCTGACCCCTTCGATTCTCCGTGGGCTATTGCCTCCTGATTCACCCAAATGGGATGAGCCGTTTAAAGATGAGGGCCCGGATAATAAAAATGGGTCTGTGCTCGACGGAGGCCGGGTTGGGGATGAAGAtgaggaagaggaggaggaggaggaggaggagacaaagaagaagaggaagaaacgGGCCAAGAAGAAGAGACCCGACCCTAGTAGTGCGTGTGGAGGAGCTGGGGAACACGACAGGAAGAAGGATAACAAGAAAGAAGAGCTGGTTTGTTTGTATCCATTTACGACCTCGTCTAGCGCAGTTCAGAGGAAGCTCAAGCAAAACTATGACCAGCTTGCCAAGTCCCATGAATCCAACGCCTTGACTCTTGCtcag GTTGGGCAGTTTGTTAATTGCTTGGTTGAGGCAAAGAAAGAGCTAAAACATAG ATCAGAGGTCATCCAACGTAAATTTACGATTACAAAGGCTTTACTGCTGAAGGCTGACAGGTCTTCATTTGACCGCTTGCATCAACAG ATTTACAAGCTAGAGTTAGAGCAAAGACGATTGGAAGAGGATGCTGTTGTATATAATTGGCTCCAACAACAATTGAAGGTCTCCTCAGCTTACAAGAAG CTACTTGAAATTGGTGCCCGCATGGAAGCGGAAGACAAACATCGCGAGCAAGTGGAGAGAACAGATGATGAGTTTGCGGATATTTCATTTGAAGAGTTATTAgcgcaagaaaagaaagatgcTTTTTG GCAGAGGAATGGCAAAAGTCGATCCTGCTCAATTTCAGGACAACGTTTTTGCTAA
- the LOC113768431 gene encoding beta-galactosidase, with translation MIFSKVSVMWKVLALVVLVLLGSWVSCGTASVSYDSKAIIVNGQRRILISGSIHYPRSTPEMWPDLIQKAKEGGLDVIETYVFWNGHEPQPGKYYFEGRYDLVKFVKLVKEAGLYVNLRIGPYVCAEWNFGGFPVWLKYVPGISFRTNNGPFKAAMQKFTTKIVNMMKAERLYEPQGGPIILSQVENEYGPMEYELGAPGRAYTEWAAKMAVDLGTGVPWVMCKQDDAPDPVINTCNGFYCDYFSPNKAYKPKIWTEAWTGWFTEFGGAQPYRPAEDLAFSVAKFIQKGGSFINYYMYHGGTNFGRTAGGPFIATSYDYDAPLDEYGLLRQPKWGHLKDLHRALKLCEPALVSGNPTVTPLGNYQEAHVFKSKSGACAAFLANYNSQSFARVAFGNMHYNLPPWSISILPDCKNTVYNTARVGAQSAQMKMNPVIKGFSWESYNEETASYEDNTFTVSGLLEQINVTRDNSDYLWYSTEVRIYHTEGFLKGGKWPVLTVMSAGHALHVFINGQLSGTIYGSLENPKITFSQGVNLRAGVNKISLLSIAVGLPNVGPHFETWNAGILGPVSLYGLNEGRRDLTWQKWSYKVGLKGEALSLHSLGGSSAVEWGEGSFVAERQPLTWYKTTFSAPSGNEPLALDMSAMSKGQVWINGQSIGRYYPAYKASGNCGACSYAGSFNEKKCLSNCGEASQKWYHVPRSWLYPTGNLLVVFEEWGGNPYGISLVKREVSSVCADIYEWQPTLVNWQLQSSGKVSKPLRPKAHLSCAPGQRISSIKFASFGTPEGTCGNFRQGGCHAFHSYDAFETYCIGQQTCSVTVAPALFGGDPCPNVMKKLSVEAVCS, from the exons ATGATTTTCTCCAAGGTTTCTGTAATGTGGAAAGTTTTGGCCTTGGTGGTGCTGGTGTTATTGGGTTCATGGGTTTCTTGTGGAACAGCTTCTGTTTCCTATGACAGTAAGGCTATTATTGTTAATGGCCAAAGGAGGATTCTTATATCTGGATCCATTCATTATCCTAGAAGCACTCCTGAG ATGTGGCCGGATCTTATTCAGAAGGCAAAAGAGGGAGGCTTGGACGTGATCGAAACTTATGTTTTCTGGAATGGACATGAACCTCAACCTGGCAAA TATTACTTTGAGGGTAGATATGATCTGGTTAAATTTGTCAAGCTGGTGAAGGAAGCAGGGCTTTATGTTAATCTCAGAATTGGTCCTTATGTCTGTGCTGAATGGAACTTTGG GGGTTTTCCAGTTTGGTTAAAGTATGTTCCGGGCATTAGCTTTAGAACAAACAACGGTCCTTTCAAG GCCGCAATGCAAAAATTCACGACCAAGATTGTGAATATGATGAAAGCCGAGAGGTTATATGAACCTCAGGGTGGTCCAATAATCCTATCGCAG GTTGAGAACGAATATGGGCCTATGGAGTATGAATTAGGTGCCCCTGGTCGAGCTTATACGGAATGGGCAGCCAAAATGGCTGTGGATCTAGGCACTGGTGTCCCTTGGGTCATGTGCAAGCAAGATGACGCACCTGATCCTGTT ATAAATACATGCAATGGCTTCTACTGCGACTACTTCTCCCCAAATAAGGCTTATAAACCCAAGATTTGGACGGAAGCTTGGACTGGCTG GTTTACTGAATTCGGAGGTGCGCAACCTTACCGTCCTGCTGAAGACTTGGCATTTTCTGTtgcaaaatttattcaaaaagggGGTTCCTTTATTAATTATTACATG TATCATGGAGGAACAAACTTTGGCAGGACAGCTGGTGGACCATTTATTGCCACTAGCTATGATTATGATGCTCCTCTTGATGAATATG GACTATTACGGCAACCCAAATGGGGTCATCTTAAGGATTTACATAGAGCACTAAAGCTCTGCGAACCAGCACTAGTATCTGGAAATCCCACTGTGACGCCTCTTGGAAATTATCAAGAG GCTCATGTTTTTAAATCAAAATCTGGAGCTTGTGCAGCATTTCTCGCCAACTACAACTCTCAATCTTTTGCAAGGGTTGCTTTTGGCAATATGCACTACAACCTGCCTCCCTGGTCTATCAGCATCCTTCCTGACTGCAAGAACACTGTGTATAATACTGCAAGG GTTGGTGCTCAAAGTGCACAGATGAAAATGAATCCTGTTATTAAGGGCTTTTCTTGGGAGTCATACAATGAAGAAACAGCATCATATGAAGACAACACGTTTACAGTTTCTGGGTTGTTGGAGCAGATAAATGTCACCAGAGATAATTCAGATTATTTGTGGTATTCAACAGA AGTGAGAATTTACCACACCGAAGGATTTCTAAAAGGCGGAAAATGGCCTGTTCTTACAGTTATGTCAGCCGGTCATGCTTTGCATGTCTTCATCAATGGTCAGCTATCAG GAACTATATATGGTAGTCTGGAAAACCCGAAAATAACTTTCAGTCAAGGTGTAAATCTGAGGGCCGGAGTTAACAAGATTTCACTCCTAAGTATTGCTGTCGGTCTCCCG AATGTTGGTCCCCATTTTGAAACATGGAATGCTGGTATTCTCGGGCCCGTTTCACTTTATGGTCTTAATGAGGGGAGAAGAGACCTAACGTGGCAGAAATGGTCTTATAAG GTTGGTCTGAAGGGAGAAGCCTTGAGTCTACATTCCCTTGGCGGGAGCTCTGCTGTAGAGTGGGGTGAAGGTTCTTTTGTTGCCGAGAGGCAGCCACTTACCTGGTACAAG ACTACTTTCAGTGCTCCATCCGGAAATGAGCCTTTGGCTTTAGATATGAGTGCCATGAGCAAAGGTCAAGTGTGGATAAATGGTCAGAGCATTGGAAGGTATTATCCTGCATATAAAGCATCTGGTAATTGTGGTGCCTGCAGTTATGCTGGGTCATTTAATGAGAAAAAATGCCTCAGTAATTGTGGGGAGGCCTCACAAAAATG GTATCACGTCCCTCGCTCCTGGTTATATCCAACTGGAAACTTGTTAGTTGTATTTGAAGAATGGGGAGGAAATCCATATGGCATATCTTTGGTAAAACGAGAAGTATCGAGTGTATGCGCAGATATTTATGAATGGCAACCAACATTAGTAAATTGGCAGTTGCAATCATCAGGTAAAGTCAGCAAACCCTTGAGGCCAAAAGCCCATCTCTCATGTGCTCCTGGTCAAAGAATATCATCGATCAAATTTGCTAGCTTTGGAACGCCTGAAGGGACTTGTGGAAACTTCCGTCAGGGAGGCTGTCATGCTTTCCATTCTTATGATGCTTTTGAAACG TATTGCATTGGGCAGCAAACATGCTCGGTCACAGTAGCACCTGCGCTTTTTGGTGGCGATCCGTGTCCAAATgtgatgaagaaactttctgTCGAGGCGGTTTGCAGTTGA
- the LOC113767490 gene encoding DEAD-box ATP-dependent RNA helicase 20 isoform X1, whose product MSRYDSRSADPGSYRDRRSDSGFGGSSNYRSTTTTTSRRHNDVADSPRKSELDGLTPFEKNFYVEAPSVAAMSEGEVEEYRRRREITVEGRDVPNPVKSFQDVGFPDYVMQEIERAGFSEPTPIQAQGWPMALRGRDLIGIAETGSGKTLAYLLPAIVHVNAQPFLAPGDGPIVLVLAPTRELAVQIQQEATKFGASSRIKNTCIYGGVPKGPQVRDLQKGVEIVIATPGRLIDMLESHHTNLRRVTYLVLDEADRMLDMGFEPQIRKLVSQIRPDRQTLYWSATWPKEVEQLARQFLFNAYKVIIGSADLKANHAIRQNVDIVSESQKYNKLVKLLEDIMDGSRILIFMDTKKGCDQITRQLRMDGWPALSIHGDKSQAERDWVLSEFKAGKNPIMTATDVAARGLDVKDVKYVINYDFPGSLEDYVHRIGRTGRAGAKGTAYTFFTVANARFAKDLINILQEAGQKVSPELASMGRGAPPPPAAHGSFRDRGRGYGGGGRPWS is encoded by the exons ATGAGCCGCTACGATAGCCGCTCCGCCGACCCCGGCTCATACCGAGACCGCCGGag TGATTCAGGTTTCGGAGGGAGCTCGAACTACCGGTCGACGACGACCACAACGAGTAGGAGACACAATGATGTTGCGGATTCGCCGCGAAAATCGGAGTTGGACGGGTTGACTCCGTTCGAGAAGAATTTCTACGTGGAGGCGCCATCTGTCGCCGCAATGTCGGAGGGTGAGGTGGAGGAGTACAGAAGGCGGCGGGAAATAACTGTTGAAGGCCGGGATGTCCCCAACCCGGTTAAGAGTTTCCAAGACGTAGGTTTTCCAG ATTATGTCATGCAAGAGATTGAAAGAGCTGGCTTTTCTGAACCTACACCTATTCAAGCTCAGGGATGGCCTATGGCTTTGAGGGGCCGTGATCTCATAGGTATTGCAGAAACTGGATCAGGGAAGACATTAGCGTATCTATTGCCTGCAATTGTGCATGTTAATGCTCAGCCGTTTTTAG CACCTGGAGATGGTCCAATTGTTTTAGTTTTAGCTCCAACTCGTGAACTTGCTGTTCAGATTCAACAAGAAGCTACTAAATTTGGTGCTTCATCAAGGATTAAGAATACCTGCATTTATGGTGGGGTTCCTAAGGGACCTCAAGTTCGTGATCTTCAGAAAG GTGTTGAAATTGTTATTGCTACACCTGGACGGTTGATTGATATGCTGGAATCTCATCATACAAACCTGCGAAGGGTTACATATCTTGTGTTGGATGAGGCAGATCGGATGCTAGATATGGGCTTTGAACCTCAGATTCGAAAACTTGTTTCTCAG ATTCGTCCAGACCGTCAGACTCTTTACTGGAGTGCTACATGGCCCAAGGAAGTTGAGCAACTTGCAAGGCAATTTCTTTTCAATGCATACAAA GTGATCATAGGTTCAGCAGATTTGAAGGCTAACCATGCAATTCGTCAGAATGTGGACATCGTCTCTGAGAGTCAGAAATACAATAA ATTAGTGAAGTTGCTAGAGGACATTATGGATGGTAGCCGAATATTGATATTCATGGACACTAAAAAGGGGTGTGATCAAATCACTCGACAACTTAGAATGGATGGTTGGCCTGCACTATCTATTCATGGAGATAAGAGTCAAGCAGAAAGAGATTGGGTTCTCTCTGAATTCAAAGCTGGCAAGAATCCGATAATGACAGCAACTGATGTTGCTGCTCGAGGTCTAG ACGTGAAGGATGTCAAGTATGTTATCAATTATGACTTTCCTGGATCTCTCGAAGATTATGTCCACCGCATTGGACGAACTGGAAGGGCTGGTGCCAAAGGGACGGCATATACATTCTTCACAGTTGCCAATGCGAGATTTGCAAAGGACCTCATCAACATCCTTCAGGAGGCTGGACAGAAAGTTAGTCCTGAGCTGGCATCTATGGGACGTGGTGCACCTCCTCCTCCAG CAGCCCATGGGAGTTTTCGAGATCGGGGGAGGGGTTACGGCGGAGGAGGTCGGCCTTGGAGCTGA
- the LOC113767490 gene encoding DEAD-box ATP-dependent RNA helicase 20 isoform X2 yields MSRYDSRSADPGSYRDRRSDSGFGGSSNYRSTTTTTSRRHNDVADSPRKSELDGLTPFEKNFYVEAPSVAAMSEGEVEEYRRRREITVEGRDVPNPVKSFQDVGFPDYVMQEIERAGFSEPTPIQAQGWPMALRGRDLIGIAETGSGKTLAYLLPAIVHVNAQPFLAPGDGPIVLVLAPTRELAVQIQQEATKFGASSRIKNTCIYGGVPKGPQVRDLQKGVEIVIATPGRLIDMLESHHTNLRRVTYLVLDEADRMLDMGFEPQIRKLVSQIRPDRQTLYWSATWPKEVEQLARQFLFNAYKVIIGSADLKANHAIRQNVDIVSESQKYNKLVKLLEDIMDGSRILIFMDTKKGCDQITRQLRMDGWPALSIHGDKSQAERDWVLSEFKAGKNPIMTATDVAARGLDVKDVKYVINYDFPGSLEDYVHRIGRTGRAGAKGTAYTFFTVANARFAKDLINILQEAGQKVSPELASMGRGAPPPPAHGSFRDRGRGYGGGGRPWS; encoded by the exons ATGAGCCGCTACGATAGCCGCTCCGCCGACCCCGGCTCATACCGAGACCGCCGGag TGATTCAGGTTTCGGAGGGAGCTCGAACTACCGGTCGACGACGACCACAACGAGTAGGAGACACAATGATGTTGCGGATTCGCCGCGAAAATCGGAGTTGGACGGGTTGACTCCGTTCGAGAAGAATTTCTACGTGGAGGCGCCATCTGTCGCCGCAATGTCGGAGGGTGAGGTGGAGGAGTACAGAAGGCGGCGGGAAATAACTGTTGAAGGCCGGGATGTCCCCAACCCGGTTAAGAGTTTCCAAGACGTAGGTTTTCCAG ATTATGTCATGCAAGAGATTGAAAGAGCTGGCTTTTCTGAACCTACACCTATTCAAGCTCAGGGATGGCCTATGGCTTTGAGGGGCCGTGATCTCATAGGTATTGCAGAAACTGGATCAGGGAAGACATTAGCGTATCTATTGCCTGCAATTGTGCATGTTAATGCTCAGCCGTTTTTAG CACCTGGAGATGGTCCAATTGTTTTAGTTTTAGCTCCAACTCGTGAACTTGCTGTTCAGATTCAACAAGAAGCTACTAAATTTGGTGCTTCATCAAGGATTAAGAATACCTGCATTTATGGTGGGGTTCCTAAGGGACCTCAAGTTCGTGATCTTCAGAAAG GTGTTGAAATTGTTATTGCTACACCTGGACGGTTGATTGATATGCTGGAATCTCATCATACAAACCTGCGAAGGGTTACATATCTTGTGTTGGATGAGGCAGATCGGATGCTAGATATGGGCTTTGAACCTCAGATTCGAAAACTTGTTTCTCAG ATTCGTCCAGACCGTCAGACTCTTTACTGGAGTGCTACATGGCCCAAGGAAGTTGAGCAACTTGCAAGGCAATTTCTTTTCAATGCATACAAA GTGATCATAGGTTCAGCAGATTTGAAGGCTAACCATGCAATTCGTCAGAATGTGGACATCGTCTCTGAGAGTCAGAAATACAATAA ATTAGTGAAGTTGCTAGAGGACATTATGGATGGTAGCCGAATATTGATATTCATGGACACTAAAAAGGGGTGTGATCAAATCACTCGACAACTTAGAATGGATGGTTGGCCTGCACTATCTATTCATGGAGATAAGAGTCAAGCAGAAAGAGATTGGGTTCTCTCTGAATTCAAAGCTGGCAAGAATCCGATAATGACAGCAACTGATGTTGCTGCTCGAGGTCTAG ACGTGAAGGATGTCAAGTATGTTATCAATTATGACTTTCCTGGATCTCTCGAAGATTATGTCCACCGCATTGGACGAACTGGAAGGGCTGGTGCCAAAGGGACGGCATATACATTCTTCACAGTTGCCAATGCGAGATTTGCAAAGGACCTCATCAACATCCTTCAGGAGGCTGGACAGAAAGTTAGTCCTGAGCTGGCATCTATGGGACGTGGTGCACCTCCTCCTCCAG CCCATGGGAGTTTTCGAGATCGGGGGAGGGGTTACGGCGGAGGAGGTCGGCCTTGGAGCTGA
- the LOC113767495 gene encoding uncharacterized protein LOC113767495, with product MGGEGPKLYTNKPKKAQSKQHKHQQHQPSSSMASSTPPGSAAADPPLPKESFIRRNKFIWPLLLAVNFTVGAYLFMRTKKKDGVEEAEVPNVAPASVATTATTTTVTEKPLVTSPVIEPPKPREPIPENEQRELYKWMLEEKRKSKPKDPEEKKRIDEEKALLKQFIRAKSISSL from the exons ATGGGAGGCGAAGGTCCCAAGCTATATACCAATAAACCCAAGAAAG CGCAATCGAAGCAACACAAGCACCAGCAGCATCAACCATCCTCATCCATGGCGTCGTCAACCCCACCTGGGTCTGCAGCAGCAGATCCTCCGCTTCCCAAGGAATCATTCATTAGGCGCAACAAGTTCATTTGGCCTCTTCTCCTGGCCGTCAATTTCACTGTTGGAG CTTATCTTTTCATGAGGacgaaaaagaaagatggggtTGAAGAGGCTGAAGTGCCTAATGTTGCTCCAGCCTCTGTTGCAACCACTGCTACAACTACTACAGTTACTGAGAAGCCATTGGTCACTTCACCCGTCATAGAACCTCCAAAGCCACGAGAACCAATTCCTGAGAATGAGCAGCGGGAGTTGTACAAGTGGATGttagaagagaaaagaaaatcgaAGCCAAAAGATCCTGAAGAGAAAAAGCGCATTGATGAGGAGAAAGCCCTTCTCAAGCAGTTTATTCGAGCCAAATCCATCTCTAGTTTGTAA